Part of the Lytechinus pictus isolate F3 Inbred chromosome 18, Lp3.0, whole genome shotgun sequence genome, CATGTTGTCTCTTCCACAGCCAATCAAAAAAATGACCAGGGGTTGGGGGACCCCTTTTTATATGGCGTGCCCAAGTCGGCACGACACCATCTGAATTGCTCAAACTAGTCGTGCCAATGCGGGGAGTGCGTAAGCCATATGCGTGAACTCGTCGTGTCAATGCGGGGAGTGCGTAAGCCATATGCGTGAACTCGTGTCAATGCGGGGAGTGCGTAAGCCATATGCGTGAACTCGTCGTGTCAATGCGGGGAGTGCGTAAGTCATATGCGTGAACTCGTCGTGTCAATGTGGACACTGATGGGCACGCATTCATGAAATATTCGTAAACTCGTCGTGAACTTGTCGTGAACTAGTCGAAATCAATGCGGGAGCCTCCCAGTTCGTGCCCCAAAATGGCATGACTTGCCACGACAAAATCGTGACCAAAATTCGTGCAAGTGTCAGCCTTGCATATAAGGCATTAACTTGGGTGCTCATCTGAAGTGCATACCGGTTGTATCAACACTTCCCCCCAGGCGGTTTTGGGGTTAAAAGGCCTCATGTACATTTCGGTATTCCAGGAAACTTGTAGACTGCATCAGCCCAGGAATAAAGTCGATTTGCTTTCCTTCTGATTTTATTGGTTTCGATTGGGAATCTGGACGCAACATTTCCCGCGACTAGTATTTACATTCCAGGGGTGTGAGAGGTCATATGTTTAGTTGATTTCAGCTAATTGCTTTTGATTTTCGGGTTAATTACAGTTTATTTTAGCTTCCctgtatacaaaaaaaaactatttgggAGCTCTTCAGTTTCAATTTCAGCTTCAGCACTCTGCAACCTTTTCGGCTCTTTTGGTTTTTTTCAAGATCGTGGTCTTGTAACTGCAACTTAAATTTCGGACTAatatttaaatatgattttaagaGTCAGTTGTTCGAGTCGAAGTCAAACAAGTCCCATTATTAGTGTATCGCAAAGGGAATTATTGAAAACTAATAAATGGCTTTCGTTCCCAAATTGTCCCTATAGGAACTTGTTGGTCCTAATTGTTCTATCTGAACCAACTGACGACCGGTTCATCATGGGACCAATTGGAACCAAGTGGCATTAAACTTTGGCAAGTCTGTGGCCCTCagcatttttattcaaaaattataatatcaaaaGTTATACATAGATACCTCTCCTACCTTTCCAGACATCGTTAGATACTTCTTGATGAAGTCATCTCCTTGTGACCCAGTTGCTGACTTGTGGCTTGCGATACTCTCCCTCATATAGTCAAAGAGCCCACTCCACCCTTCTGAGAGAAGTTGCTTCGGCCGAGACGGGATAGCTGCAAGGATGGGCACTACGTTCAAAAGGCCGCCTGGGCCAATCGCATCAAAAATTCGCTTAGAGCGAACCAAAATACGACGCAATTTATCATCGTCGTACTCATAGGAAACTCCGGTTGCGATCTTGAGAATGATGTTTCCAATGGAGGCATATAGCCATTGATTAGGTTCGAACATTTGCCCATTGCTCTTTTCAATCTCTGACAACACGCGAATCGCCTGGTCTTCGATGATATTCTCATACctgtttaataaaaaaacaaattgcaatCGATCGTAAATTATATTGATATGAATGTTCAATTGCAATATacaattattgatatatatTGTTAAGCGGAGTTATATAGTTATGCATACTTAAGAACCCGGGATTTGTCTGATTGTTCAGGGTGTGTGACATTGTTGTGCATATTATGTTATCCGGATATGTTTCACAGCGAGTATCAATTCAAAGAACGTTGACCACCACTGCCCTTTTTCACAATTGACCCCCTGCGACTGCCTGCCACGACCGATcgcttggtgtcttgcgagaaCACCCAGCCGTTGGCGATCGCACGAACCTGAGGGGCctgtgactggtcgcatctgaacgtTGAACATTTAATTCACTCGCATCGGATCATACGAACACTCGTCTTGCGAGTATTGTTGAACGTTCCACGACTTGATGCGAAAGTTTGCACGACTACGCATTTAGTCGGTTGGAGGCAAGACGTCTTGCACCATTGCGCACGTGCGCTAGCGATCCACAGAGACCAGTCTCGCAACCGGGTGCGATAATGCAATAGTGTTGCACGACCGATCGCAACGCGGCTAACAATGTTGCGCAACTGTTGCCCGAATGTGCGTCTTTGGAGATAAAACTCCATATTCTTGACATCCTATCGAACGTCACACTAGTAAGGAAATCACGGAAGAAAGTCTTGAGCAAATCATCTTACCTGATCCCACCTACTTCAGGTTTCTTGAAAGCAGAGAGAAAGAAGCGACGCTGTTCCTGCCATATTTCACCATTAGCGAAGGCAACACCTAAGGAAGATATATACAATTTAAAAGCTTAACCAAATATAATACCTTTGCGTCTTTTGCGTCTATGCATTCAGTTCACCAAACACtggaaaatagaaataaactcTCAATGATTAATCAAGTTCAATTCTGCAATACACACACAACCCTTCAGACAATTATTTACGGCCACTAAACTATGGATCTACAAATTAAGAGATGGGTGGTGTCATCAGTGGTTGCCTTTGAGGCGATGAGAATCACCGCTTTCTCATTACATGTAATGCTTCTATTTAATGAGAACACGAGAACATACAGGTTTTTTGATAATATGGACTACCATTTTTAAGGAAAAAGTTACTTTCCTGGgctccgttgcataaaagttactattaggttaactttgccatgcaatggtaacttgcatggaatccttaaTTCTTATTGGCTGTTGAttagcgttaccatggtagttaccattggaaggCAAGGTTACCATAATCATATAGCTTTTATGCAACGAGGGCGTGGTCTTGGTCCTGGTAGGCTGATGTCCTCAATCAGAATACGCCTTTCATTTGACATTATTCAGCTTTGGAGCAACAATATTGAGAGCTAGAATGAGctatcttgttttattttgtaaattcttACCAGCAAACTTCCTTCCGGTGACTTCTTTGACGACAGGCATTGCCGGTCTATCGATCACGTGATGGCCACCAAACACTTCTTGAATAAGCTGCTCATCACTCAGAATTACGAGTCGAGTGTTGAAGAGCTTGATGCAAATGACATTACCAAACTTCTTCGTCCACTGAGCCACCACCTTGGAAagttttttttggaaaaataatacatattttaaaatcctttcatgacaataaacaaccaagaagtctgAATGAAAACAGCAACATCGTCCTGGAATCTGGACAAACGacgtatttgcaatttttcgtcggCTCCGAAACAAGGACGAAACTGCTCTTCCGGGTCACAAATTTTCGAAAAAGctctcagctgttcattgtcatttgactgGCATTTTATTACGTTTACTGTTTACTTGAATTCGTTGTGCGTCGTAGAAGCCCCTACTGCCGCCTTCGAGATGGAGAGCGAACATCGAATACTTCATTAAAAGAGAACAAGTTTGGCCGAAAAGTAAACGAAAGGGAGAGCGCCAGCAACAGGCGTTCCCTGAAGATACTCGAGGGAAGTCGTTGAAAGCGTCCACATGTACCGGTGCCTCGGGCAACAAAGATATCGGGCTACCGTCGGAGTCCAAGCCTCCGTATTATTTGGCGCTCCCCTGGTGGATTATTCATAAACCTGTTCATAAGTTATgggcgactttaagaacgactggtgaacctttcgtACTCGCTAAATGATAACCAATGAACATTTagtggtgaatatcatttaccacaagaaaggaccaccagtcgttcttaaagtcgctcttaacttacgaacagctttatgaaacggcccccaggtcttGGAGCTTTGCACCTTTCGGACCAGAAAGGTGCCAAACTGTACCATTTTAATGGAGCTCTAAATtgacatgaataaataagtGCCGCAGAGTTAACACTCCTCCGTAGAATTTAcggtacactcttaaaatgttgggcaacatactgtccacacaacaatttgttaattttttaaatcaaactctgggtagttttcaaccaatactgtgtagttctcacccaaagcacatattattggtttaaaagtaccaagaatttgataaagttttaaccaattgttgtgtggacagtatgttgcccaacatttttaatagTGTAAGACAAAGAAACGCATGCGTATACATACTTGACTTAGAAATAAAATCATCCTGTAAGTAATTTACAGCTTAGCTATGGTTTTACCACAATCGCCCGTTGGCTGACAGTGCTTCATACCGTTCAtggcaaagggggggggggggggtaaatttgCCGCAACATAGACATAATTATAATGGTCACAGTCTGACGAAGGATGAAATCGTTATACGCCACGTGCCATGGCGATCAAGcctaaaataaatcaattgaaatatccacttagaaatatatatatatatataaattaccTACCTCATGTTGATATTTCTTAGTAAAAATCAGACTCAAAACACTGCCCAGAAAAGGTAAACCTGTTGGTCCTGGCGGGTAATTGTACCGTTTGCCATTTTTGAAGAACTGATAGAGGAAATAGCAAAGAAGAGCCAGAAACGATGTCTTTAGGACGCCGCTGACAAGAGAAGCATCATTGATGGAAATATAATCCAGTGCCATGGTTTCTCTCAGAGCTCAAGAAGTCGTCTAAGGAAAACAGCAATGGCAACGTCACAAATTTGTGGATAGCTTTTGTCAAGCACGGTCAATGTCGTAATGTCATGATAGTCTCGAcgttttatgtttattttattgcaaaaatcacgTGATAACCTTCTTCACGACACTTAACAAACATAATTCTCAAAGTCCGTTTGAACATTATAAATGTATGCTTAAAATTTGCAGTGGCAATGTCAAGAGACTATGGGCAACTATCAATACATCTCTCAATTTGTGGATAGCTTTTGTCAAGCACGGTCAATGTCGTAATGTCATGATAGTCTCGAAGTTTAACCTTCATCGTGACAATTGAACAAACATAATTCTCAAAGTCCGTTTGGACATTAATAAATGTTTGCTCAAAACATAAAGTGGCAATGACAGTGGATTATGGGCAACTATCAGTACATGGGCCTCGATCAGCAGAATGTTCCACAGCCAAACGAAGGGGGTTGGGTGGGTGTAGggtctttttattgtttgtttgtttattcacTCTGGCCCCGGCAACgaatatactttttaaaaacccATCATTATTTCGTAATTTTAGATAATTTTGCTGAATTTCCGCATGAAcggcgggaggggggggggggggggcacagatGATCGATCGCCTCCTAATGAAAatatggagggggggggcatagaTTCCCCCAATAACTTTGACAACttgaaaaatgtataaaatgtaatGCAAGTATTATGTTCAAATAGCGTTGGAAAGTACTAGAAGACCATTAAACCTGGCATAAGAATGATattaaataggcctatacaatttATTTCGCAATatttaattatgatattaatcGATGAATTTCCATTCCggttggatcaatcgcaactctttgtaatacGGCGCAATATcgagaaaataatttgaacaaacatggattgcattttagatgttgacgtttctggctttccatagttctAGTCAatcgatcaatcgcaactttttGTGTTACGGCGCCATGTATTGAGAAGATAAtgtaaacaaacatgcattttagattttGACGTTTCTGGCTTTCCATATTGTAGTTgtggcaactctttgtaagatgggacccCTGGAAAGCAGATTTTATAGAGCTAGCTTTTATTGGGTTCACGTGCTCCACTCAGAATGGCGCCTATAGGTCTACCTTTGGACTTCGCTCCGTAATGCGTGATAGGGATAATTGAATATAAACATAACATTATTAACGTGCATATGAATCACGTGAATTAGATACAAGCCTAAAAATCGAATGCGTTTTGCTCTGTATAGTATGCCATGttatatcaatcaatcaataaatcaaacaatcaatcaaccaatcaaatgaatgaatgaatcaaacaatcaaacaatccatcaatcaataaatcaatcaatcaatcaatcaatcaatcaatgatcaatcaatcaatcaatcaaccaatcaatcaatcaatcaatgatcaatcaatgatcaatcaatcaatcaatcaatcaatcaatcaatcaatcaatcaatcaatcaatcaatcaatcaatcaatcaatcaatcaatcaatcaatcaatcatcaatcaatcaatcaatcaataaataaataaatcaatcaagtCGGGTAGTATTTTCCAGATCCATGGACAACTTATAATATTTGATTGCTGATTATCTAGAAAACCGCTTTATTTTGCGAGAGGGCAAGGCGAGCGAGTTCAAGTTTATGCTTTGACACTAGGGACAGATGAAAAAGTCATGAAAAGagcattttctgaaaaaaaagtcaatagCGGACTGCTATTAACACAATCACTTTCCACTACAAACAAtttttgacaagtaaaaaagaGAGGTCATTTACCCATTAGGAGATGAGGTATGGTCTGTCCCCTACAGATATCTAAGCATTCTGCAAGCTAGTAACTAGCTAGCGACTAGATAGTGGCTAACTTAATAAACAATTACAagctacactgttaaaaataagttgaacaacgctgtttactatgtgaatcgcacaatagttgtttaaacagtttaaacaagtgtttaaaatcttaaacaaccttgcataaattattgataattaattaTTTGAAACTGAACTTTGTAGTTCCTGTACCTGGCAACCTTGCGCACCAAACCCTTAAACTAAATCGATATGAATAgaaagaaatatacaaatatcTTATTACTCCTGCCCTTGGCGTTATCTTGCCAGTTACAGAAGCGTCACAGAAGAAGAGAACTGATATTGAAAGGAAGCTGGCGGTATTCAGCTTCGTTGCTTCTTACTCCACCGTGCAGTCATCAATATTTGATGACTGCAAATATCTAgggggatgtcacaaaacttaAACACTGTCAAAGTAGTAACACGGGTATTTCAAAACCAGACCAAGGGacgaatgtgatttttttttttggggggggggggcagaaccCTCCAAGCCCGACAGGAATGATATGAAAGACTCTCTGACAGTAGTGTAAAAGTTCTTAGTTGCACTAAAATTACTTCGAGCTTTTAGAGCAAATTATTCAAGGAAAGGGTAACGACTGTTCAGaggaataatgataaaataataataagaagaagaatacgaaaaagaagaagcagattaagaaggagaaagaaagaaagaaagaaagaaagaaagaaagaaagaaagaaagaaagaaagaaagaaagaaagaaagaaataaagaaagaaagaaagaaagaaaagatgaattaagaagaaaaggaagaagaagaagaagtagaagaagaagaaggagaagaagaaataaataaatgaataaagaaaaatagaaagaaagcaagaaagtaagaaagaaagaaagaaagaaagaagaagggtgggaggaggagggggtggaAAAGAAGACAACTTAAAGAAGAAAGTAGATTTAAAGACGATTTAAAGAGAGCAGAAAACTTCCAACACATAATTCTACAGAGCTAAATAAATGCACGAATACAGAATACAGCTTGCTGATGGGGTCATGTTTGCTAAATCGCACAGGTATGAACCCAATATGTCGCCAATAAGTGCACT contains:
- the LOC129281383 gene encoding cytochrome P450 2J5-like codes for the protein MALDYISINDASLVSGVLKTSFLALLCYFLYQFFKNGKRYNYPPGPTGLPFLGSVLSLIFTKKYQHEVVAQWTKKFGNVICIKLFNTRLVILSDEQLIQEVFGGHHVIDRPAMPVVKEVTGRKFAGVAFANGEIWQEQRRFFLSAFKKPEVGGIRYENIIEDQAIRVLSEIEKSNGQMFEPNQWLYASIGNIILKIATGVSYEYDDDKLRRILVRSKRIFDAIGPGGLLNVVPILAAIPSRPKQLLSEGWSGLFDYMRESIASHKSATGSQGDDFIKKYLTMSGKVDGKGSFDETNLLESSIEMLIGGLETSATSLEWILHTLASHPEAQRRIRQEMAEVIGKDRFPQYSDHNRMPQTMAIIAECMRFRPVAPIPFTHIANEDFKIGEYDIPNGTQITFSVWDLARSPMLWEKPEEFRLDRFLTKDGKFNKKREPSHFGVGRRICPGEVLARAEIFLFTTYIVRRFNLRLAEGTPENPKCLVGLTVRPEPYQIHAEKIE